One Labilithrix sp. genomic window, CGCAGTACGTTCATCGCGCCGTTATACACGAACCGCACGTCACGAACGCGCGTGAATCAGCGCCTGGTCTCGGGAGTCGGCGTCGACGGTGCGCGCGGCGGTGCGGGGGCTGGTGCAGGTGACGGCGGCGGCGCCGGTGGCTTCACATTCGGCGACGGCGACGGCGGCGGAGGGGGCTTCGGAGCGACCGCGATCGTCGGCGGCGCGCTCGGAGGCGGCGGCGCCGACGCCGACACGATCGCGCTCGGAGGCGGAGGTGGCGGCTCGGGCTCGGGCTTGGGCTCGGGCGGAGGCGCCGTCGGCTCCATGCTCGGGTGAGGCGGCGGCTCGGTCGCGACGGTGACGGACGACGCGATCGGCGGCACGTCGGCCTTCGCGTGATCGTCGCGCGTCTTCATGTAGACGAGCGCACCGATGACACCGACCGCGGCGAGGCCCGCGAAGACGGCGCCGAGGATGAGCGGGAGCTTCGACTTCGGGACCCCTTGCGGCGTCCCTCCCGCCGTCTGCCAACCGCTGCCGGTCGTCTGGTTGAAGCCCGCGGGGAGCGCGACGCCCGCCGGTGTGTTCGGCGTGAGGGCGCCGAACGGGAGCTGCGGGAGCTGCGGTCCCGTCATCGGTCCCGCGCTAGAGATCCCTTGCGCGCCGGGCGAGCTCTGCGCCGCGCCGCTCGGGATCGTCTGCGGGCTCGCGCCGATGCCGCCGGGCAGGAACGCCGTGCCGCCGCCCCGGTTCGTGCTCGGCATCGGCATCGGCGGCATCGCATGCTCGAACGGAGCGAGCGCGGCCGCGAGCTCGGCGACCGACTGGTAGCGCTGCTCGGGCTTGCGCTGGAGGCAGCGGAGCACGACGTCGTCGAGCCCCATCGGGATGCCGGAGACGCGCGTGCTGAGCGGCTGCGGATCGCTCTCGAGGATCGCCGCGAAGAGCTCGCCGAGGTTCTCGCCCATGAACGGCAGGTGCCCGGTGATGAGCTCGTAGAGGATGACGCCCATCGCCCAGATGTCGGCGCGGTGGTCGACGCTCTTCGCGTTGCGGAGCTGCTCGGGCGACATGTAGAGCGGCGACCCGAGCATCGCCTTCGTCGACGTGAGCGCGCTCGGGCTCGCCGCGAGGGCGGACGATCCCTGCGCCTTCGAGATGCCGAAGTCGAGCACCTTCACGACCTGGGTGCCGTCCTTGCGCTGCGCGAGGAAGAGGTTCGACGGCTTGAGGTCGCGATGGACGATGCCGATCGCGTGCGCCTGCATGACGCCCTTGCAGCCCTGGAGCACGTACCCGGCCGCGACGTGCGGAGGCAGCCGCTTCACCGGATCCTTCTCGAGGAGCTGCGCGAGGTCCTGCCCCTCGAGCAGCTCGAGGACCATGTACGCGTAGCCCATCTCGTCGCCGACGTCGTCGACGCGGACCACGTGCTCGCTCTGGATGTTCGCCGCCGCGCGCGCCTCGTTCTTGAACCGCTGCGACGCCTCCGCGTTGCTCGCGTCGGCGAGCATGAACTTGATCGCGACGGCCTTCGAGAGCTCGAGGTGCCGCGCCGCGAAGACGGCGCCCATCCCGCCTTGACCGAGCAACCGATCGAGGACGTACTTGCCCGCGATCATGTCCCCCGGACGGGGAAGCTGGGCGCCGCTCATGCGACGTTCAGGATAGGGACTCGCCCGTCAATTTCAACGTCGGCGCGCACGTAGGCGCCTGTGCCGATCAATGCGACGCGAGCTTCGGCGCCGCCGCGTACCCCTCCCAGCCGCTGAGGCCGTCGACGAGCCACGGCAGCGAGCGGTTCAGCGACGCGCGCACCTCCGGCACCATCGAGTGCCCGAACGCCCCCGGCGACTCCACCCTCACCTCCGCGCCCGCCTGCACGAGCGCCGCCTTCGACCCGGCGAACGATCCGGTGCACCCGCCCTGCGAGCACGTGTAGAGCACACGTTTTCCGCCGGCCTTCACGAAGGCGCGCGCGAGCCCGCCGTCCTCGAACGCGCGATACCCGCCCTCCGTCAGCGCCGCCCGCGCGAAGCGTCCTTTGTTCGCCGCCCCGAGGACCGGCGCCGCCATGTTGGCGCCCTGAGAGAACGCGGCGTACACCGCCGGCCCCGCCTTCACGCGCGCCCCGTACTTCGCGCGCACCGCCGCGAGCGCCGCGTCGGTCGCCTTGTCGATCGCGTCGCTCGACGGCCAGACGTACGTGTCCTTCCCGCCCTTCGATCCCGCCGGACACACGACGAACGCATACGTGTCGACGATCACGCGCCACGCCGAGCACATGAGGCCCGGATGATCGAACGCCCCGTGCACCGCGACGACGACGGGCCGCGGCTCCGTCGATCCGAGCGGCGGCGCCACGTACGCGACGCCGCCCCCGTCGAGGTCGAGCTTCTCCATCCAGCTCCCACCGAGCGGCGCGCCCGCATCCGTCCCCGACTCCGCCGCCGCGGTAGAGCACGCCACGAGCACCACGAGCACGAGCACCGCCCAGCGAAGTCCCATGCCACCAAGTCGTGCGAGCTGCGTGCCGCGCGTCTCGGCGGCGGCGGCCTCCTCGAAGAAACGGGCGCAGCGAGGCGGAGCCGAGCGAAGTCTTTTTCGAAAGGGGGTCTTAGGGGGCGAAGAGCCCCTAAAACCTGAGAGAGCCGCGAGTCGGGCTTGAACCGACGACCTGCGCTTTACGAAAGCGCTGCTCTACCGCTGAGCTATCGCGGCGGTACGAAGAGACGCAGCGAAATAGGATGCTCTCCCGCGTCCGTCAAGGGATTCAGCGCTTCTTCTCCTTCTTCGCGCTCGCGAGCGAGGGCGCGCTCTTCGCTGGAGCCTTCGCGCGCTTCGCGTCGGGCTTGCCGGTGTAGCCGTGGCGGTTCAGCCACTCCTCATCCATCGCGTTGAACGCCGTGCGGAGCGCCTGCCGCGCGTGCTCGCCGTTTCCGGCGCGGACGAGCTCGACGAGGATCTCGTTGAACGGGAGCGCGTCTTCGCGACGGTCGTAGAGTTGCGCGAGGAGCTCCGGCTGCTCCTCCGGGAAGCGCGCGAACGTGTTGAGGAGGAGCTCGAAGCCGACGTTCCGCGCCGCGCGGCAGATGACGCGCTGGATCGCGAGGTCGCCGCGCGCATACGCGAGCGGATCGTGGAGGTTCTCCGGCTGCCGCGCGATGACCTCGCGCAGCGCGACGAGGTCCTCCTCCGTGTGCCGCTCCGCCGCGAGCGCGACCGCCTCCGAGACGAGGACGCGACGGATCTCGAGCAGCGACTGCAGCAGCTCGTTCCACGCCGGCTCCTCGCGCTCGAGCGAGTTCATGACCATCATCAGCGCGTCGAGCCCCGCGCGCTCGCGCCACGGAACGACCTCGGTGCCGGAGCCGTGGCGGGTGCTGACGAGCCCCATCGCCTCGAGCCGCGCCAGCGCGGCGCGCAGAGTGAGGCGGTTCACGCCGAGGGCGAGGGAGAGCTCGCGCTCCGACGGCAGCTTCGATCCCGGCGCGATGCGGCCGGCGAGGATCTCGTTGCGGAGCCGATCCGCGACCGCGTCGACGACGCTCGAACGCGCGACGGGCGCGATCGCGGCGAGGGTATCGGCCGGATCGGACGTCAGAGGTCCGAGGGCCTCGCGGGAACGGGGAGGCTTCTTCATCGCTCGGCGCGAGGATACTCGGTAAAGTCCACGCGTGCCGATCGACTTGAGGAGTGACACGGTCACGCGCCCGACCACGGCGATGCGAGACGCCATTTCGCGCGCCGAGGTGGGAGACGACGTCTTCGGCGAGGACCCCACCGTCCTCGCGCTTCAAGAGGAAGCGGCCAAGGTCACGGGCAAGGAGGCCGCGCTCTTCGTCACCTCCGGCACGATGGGCAACCAGCTCGCGATCGCGGTCCACACGCGCCCCGGCGACGAGGTCATCGTCGGCGAGGGCGCGCACGTCGTCTTCTACGAAGGCGGCGCCGGCCCCGCCCTCTCGGGCGTCCAGTTCGCGATCGCGGGCACGGGCGGCCTCTTCGACGCCGCGCAGATGGAAGAGCGCGTCCAGCCGAAGGCCTACTGGGCGCCGCGCACGAGCCTCGTATGCGTGGAAAATACACATAACCGCGCCGGCGGCCGCGTGTTCCCGCAGGCCGACGCGGTCGCGATCGCGCACCGCGCGCAGGAGCTCGGCCTCGCCGTCCACCTCGACGGCGCGCGCATCTGGAACGCGAGCGTCGCGACGGCCCTCCCCGTCTCCGAGCTCTCTGCCCCCTTCGACACGGTGAGCATCTGCTTCTCGAAGGGCCTCGGCGCGCCGGTCGGCAGCGCGCTCTGCGGGACGCGCGAGCACATCGAGCGCGCGCGTGTCCTCCGCAAGCGCTGGGGCGGCGGGATGCGCCAGGCCGGCGTCCTCGCGGCGGCGGCGCTCTTCGCGCTCGAGCATCACCGCGAGCGCCTGCGCGAGGACCACTACAAGGCGAAGCGCTTCGCCGAAAAGGTCGCCGCCGCGCCCGGCGCGAGCGTCGACGTCGCGCGCGTCGAGACGAACATCGTGAACGTCGACCTCGACGCGCCCCTCACCGGCGACGCGGTCGCGAAGGCCGCGGCGGACCTGGGCCTCGCGATCAACGCGTCGGGCCCGCGTCGCCTCCGCGCGGTGATGCACCTCGACGTGACGCCGGAGGACGCAGAGCGCGCCGCCGATCTGCTCGCCGAGGCGATCGCGAAGGCACAGCAGGGCTCGGCTCGCGGATGAAGCGCGCGCTCGCGACCCTCCTCCTCTTCGGCGCCGCCACCTCCGCGGCGTGCGCGCCGAACCGCGGCGCCGCGTACGAGAAGGCCGTCGGTGAGGCGCGCACCGCGTACGGCCGCGGCCGCTACGACGTCGCAGCGGAGCGCTGGGACGAAGCGGCGCGCACGGCGAAGGTCCCGCGCGACGGCGTCTACGCGCGCTACGAGGCCGCCCTCGCCCGCGCGCGAGCCGGCGACGTGGCGCGCGCGAGCGCCGAGCTGAAGAAGCTCGCCGACGAGAACAACGCGTACTCGGCGCCGGCCGCGTACAAGGCCGCCGACCTCACCGCGCGGAAGGATCCGGAGGCGGGCCGTCGCGAGCTCGAGGCGGTCGCGCTGCGCTACCCCGACCACGCGATGGCGAAGGTCGCCTTCGCCCGCGTGCTTCGCCACACCGACGAGGCCGGCCCGACCGCCGCCCTCGCCTACCTCGACACGATCGGCCCGAAGGTAGCGGGCAAGGCGCTCGAGGAGGACGTGCTCTACCAGCGCGCGCGCCGCCTCGCCGAGGCAGGCCAGACCATCCCGGCGCGCGACGCCTTCCTCGCGATCGCCGACCGCTGGCCCTACCCCCACGGCGCCTACTTCGACGACTCCCTCTTCCGCGCGAGCGAGCTCGAAGAAAAGCTCGCCCGCCCCCGCGAGGCGATCGCGCATCTCGAGCGCCTCCTATCGTTCCGCGAGATGTCGGTCACGATCGGCAGCTACGAGCGCCCCCGCTACATCCCGGCGATCCTCCGCGTCGCCAAGCTCCACGAGGAGACGCTGAACGACCGCGCCGCCGCCCGCGCCGCGTACCACCGCCTCTACCGCGAGTTCAAGACCTCCACGCTCCGCGACGACGCCCTCTGGCACGAAGCGGAGCTCTGGCAAAAAGACGGCGACCAGAGCACCGCCTGCGACCGCCTCTCGACCCTCACGAGCGACTTCCCCGACTCCCGCTACGTCCCCTGCGCCGTCGCCAAGTGCCCATCGATCAAGCGCCCTCCCTCGAGCAAGTCCCCAACGACCTGCCGTCCCTACCTGACCCGCGAGCCCACCCCCGACGGGCCAACCCGCTGACGTGCAAGAGCGTTGAGGAGCGCGAGTGCCGAGGTCGCGCACGCCGCTCCAACGATGGTGAGGCAGTTGGGGGCGCTGGCTACTCGAAGCGCCCCTGACCGAGGCGCTGCGGGAGCTGGGAGGCGGTGCGAGGCCCTGAAGAAAGAAGAAGGATGGGAGGGACGCCGGTCAGTCGTCGTCGTCCTCTTCCTCTTCTTCCTCGTCGTCGTCCTCGTCTTCGTCGTCGAGGTCTTCGTCGTCCTCGTCGAACTCCTCTGCGCTCTCCTCTTCCTCTTCTTCCTCGGCGGCGGGCTTCTTCTCGAACTTCACGTCGACGCCGATGTCGCCGAGCTGCGCGTCGAGGAGCTCGAAGAGCTCGTCCACGTCGTCGCCCGACCACTCGTCGAGCATCTCCGTCAGGAACTCGTAGAAGTCGCCGCTGTCGAGGCGTCGCTCGATCTCCTCGACCTGCTCCTCGGTGAACGCCTCGAGGATGTCCTCGCGCAGCGTCTCGGTGTCTCCCTCCTCGATCGCGTCCTGCGCCGAGAGCCGAATCTGCCGTACCGCGCGTTTGTCGAGAACGATCTCCATCTCTCTCTCCGAGGCTTTCTCGGCCCACGAATACGCAAAGCCATCCTTGGATGTCAACGAACGAGACGATGCCTTATGCTGAATGCCGTGCGAGGCGCCGCGGGACACCTCTTCGCGTTCGCGTTCGCGACCGCTTGGACGACCGGCGCCGCGGCGCAGTCGGCCCCGGCGGGATCGGCGACCCCGCCGCCGGCCCCGCCCGAGGAGACCGGGCCGGTCGCGCCCCTCGCGCCGAACGAAGAGGCGGCGCGGATCGCGAAGGAGATCGAGCGCGCGCCGCCGCCACCGTCCCACGTCGTGTACTTCCAGTACGGGGTCGCGTTTACCACCGAGCAGGTCGTGTCGCCCGGGCCGATTTGCGACGACCCCACGCAGCCGTGCGTCCTCGGCGCCGGCGGCGGGCTCGTCATCCGCGGCGGATGGCGGAGCGCCGGATCGCTCTATCTCGGCGGTGCCTACGAGCTCACGAAGCAGGATCCGAGCAAGCTGTATCGCATCGCGCTCCTGCAGCAGGCGCGCGCCGAGGCCCGCTACTACATCCAGACGTACCGCGTCGCCGAGCCCTACGTGACCGCGAGCCTCGGCGCCGTGGGCTACGGCAACGAGTGGAAGGTCGACACCTACGGGCCCGCGGGATCGCTCGGGGTCGGCATCGAGTACCAGGTGACGCAGCGCACCGTCGTCGGTCTCGCCGCGTCGTATCGCCTCGCGTACTTCAGCCGGTTCGTCGACACGACCAAGTTCGAGCGCGAGGGCGGCGTCGCGCAGCTGTTCGGGATCGACCTGGTGCTCGAACAACGCGACGCCTTCCTCACCGCCGACCGCACGCGCTGAGGAAGGACCGTGCTTGACGTAGTGCCTTGGGCTGTTGTCCCATCCGGGGTCACGTGATGCTGGCCGCGGGAAAGAGCGCGTCATGACCTGCACGACATGCGGGCGCGATAATCCAGCGCACCTCACGTTCTGCCAGGAATGCGGACAGCGCCTCGGGCCACGCATCGCGCCGCCCACCCCGCCGATCGGCCTCGGCGCGCAGGATCCCTATCAGTCCGGCGGCCAGCCGCCCGCGCGCGTCGGCACCGCGCTCGGCATGACCGCGCAGGCGACCGACGTGAAGGCCGCCGCTCCGGCCGCGCCTGCAGGTGCGGAGCGGCGCTGCAAGATCTGCGACACCGTCAACGGGCCGAACCTCCGGTACTGCACGTCGTGCGGGAGCACGCTCGAGCCCGCCGCCGCGGCCCCCGCGCCGGTCGCTCCCGCGCCGGTCGCCCCCGCGCCCTCGCCCGCGCCGAGCCCCGTCGCGCCCGCCGGTGAGATCGCGCCGATGCGCGTCGTGCCCGTGAGCGAGGCGCCGAAGACCGTCGCCGAGCAGAGGACCTGCTCGCGATGCCGCGGCCTCGTCGATCCCGGGGCGCAGTTCTGTAAGTTCTGCGGTAACCCCCTCGCGAGCTCCCTCGCGAACGAGACGCCCGCCGCCTCGCTCCTCCCGCACGAACGCCTCGATCTGCCGCGGCCGAACGGCTCGGTCGTGCCGCAGCCGAAGCCGGCCGCCGCCATGCCGGTGCCCTCACCGTCCCCGATCGCGCCGACGCCGATCGCGCCGTCGGCGATGCCGAACCCGCCGAAATACGGGCCGCCGCCGCAGGTGAGCGGGGCCGCCGCGCTCGCGGCCGCCGCCGCCGCGCCGATCGCGCCAGCGCCAGCGCCGATCGGCGCCCCCTCCCCGGCGGCCGCCCCCGCGCCCGCGGCCGCGAAGCCGACCACGCCGTCGCGCGGGCGCCTCGTCGTGATCGCGAAGAGCGGCGCGGACGGGCCGAGCTATCCGTTCGGCGACTCGTTCGACGTCGGGCGGACCGAGGGCAACGTCGTCGTCCCGGAGGATCCGTACCTGTCGCCGCGTCACGTGCGCATCGTGTTCCAGGGCGGGAAGCTCACGCTCCGCGACCTCGGGAGCACCAACGGCGTGTACCTTCGGCTCGCTGCGTCACGCGACACCTCACCGCGGCGCGGCGAAGGCGCGGAGATCGCGGTGCCGCTCACCGATCAGGACATGATCCTCGTCGGGCAGCAGGTCCTCCGCTTCGACGTGCTCCGCGAGGGCGAAGGCGGCCTCGGCCCTGCCTCGGAGCATGGGACGCTCTTGTTTGGCTCTCCCGCCGCTCCAAGGTACGCTCGCCTATGTCAGCGTACCGTCGAAGGCATCGCGCGCGACGTCTACTACCTTCGGAAAACGGAGACCGTGCTCGGACGTGAGTCGGGAGATGTGGTGTTCACGGAGGACCCGTTCCTCTCGCGCCGTCATGCTGCGGTCCGTGTCCTCTCGCGCGACGGCGCCGTCCAAGGCGGCGGCGCTCGCTTCGCGCTCGTCGACCTCGGCTCCTCGAACGGCACCTTCCTCAAGCTCCGCGGCGACGTGGAGCTCGCGCCGGGAGATCACTTCCGCGTCGGCCAACAGCTCTTCCGCGTCGACTTCGATGGGGTCCAGAATTGACGTCCGTCGCTGATCCGCCGCCGGCCACCCCGAACGAAGACGCAGCGAAGGCGGCGCAGGTCGAGAGCGAGTCCTCCATGCCCGTCGCGCAGGCCGCGAGCGCGGACGGCGTGCGCATCCAGCTGTTCGCCCGCACGGACGTGGGGCAGGTGCGCGAGCACAACGAGGACAACTTCCTCGTCGCCGACCTCACGAAGCGATCGCGCGGACTCCTCGAGGCGAACCGCGCCACCGCGATCGGGCAGCAAGGGGCCATCTTCGCCGTGTGCGACGGCATGGGCGGCGCGGCGGCGGGCGAGATCGCGAGCCAGCTCGCGGTCGACATCATCTACGAGCGCCTCGTCGACGGGCTCGGCGATCGGCCGGTGAAGCGCGACGAGCTCGCGCGCCGCCTCGTCCGCGCGATCGAGTCGGCGGGCCTCCGCATCTTCCAGGAGGCGAAGGCGGACCGCTCGCGCCGCGGCATGGGCACGACCGTCACCGCGGCCGCGCTCGTCGACGAGATCCTCTTCTTCGCGCAGGTCGGCGACTCGCGCGGCTACATCCTCCGCGGCGACACGCTCGTGCAGCTCACGCGCGATCAGTCGCTCGTGAACCAGCTCATCGAGGCCGGTCAGCTCACGGAGGAAGAGGCCGAGACCTTCGAGCACAACAACATCATCCTCCAGGCGCTCGGCACCTCGGACACGGTGCAGGTGGACCTCACGTTCGCCGAGATCCGCAAGGGCGACATCCTGCTCCTCTGCTCGGACGGGCTCTCGGGCATGGTCCGCTTCGAGGACATCCGCGAGTCGCTCCGTTCGGGGATGGAGCCGCTCGACATCTGCAAGCAGCTCACCGAGCGCGCGAACGCGGCCGGCGGTCACGACAACATCACCGTCATCATCGTCAACTTCGACGGCCCGAACCTCAAGGAGCGCGACGCCGAGGGCGAGCCGCTCAAGTACCGCAAGTACGTCCTCCCCGACGAGTCGATGGAGGAGCGCGCGACCGCCCCCGCGGGCAGCGCCGGCGCGCCCGGTGGAGCGTCGAGCGAGGGCGCGCAGCGCGCGGCGTCGAACCCGCCCGCGACGTGGCAGGAGAAGGGCGCGCACGCCGACCACGACTACGATCGCGTCGACATCCCAGGGACCCACGTCCCGATCTGGATGGTCGTCAGCATCATCGCCGGCGTCGTCGTGCTCCTCGCCGGGACCGCCTTCCTACTGCTCCGCTGACGTCGCGACGGCGTTGGCCGGATCGAGCGCGAGGCTCTCCTTCGCGGCGGCGCGGGCGCCTCGCGCGTCGCCGCGGGCCTTGCGCGCGACGGCGATCCACGCCCACGCGGTCGCGGCGCGGGTGCGGTCGGCGTCGTTCGTGAGGGGCGCGAGCGTCTCCTCCGCCTGCGCGAACGCGTCGCCGCGGAGCTCGAGGCGCGCGACGAGGAGGAGGACCTCGGGGACGTCGCCGAAGCGGCCGCGCGCGCGGGCGATCACGTCCGCCGCCTCGGCCTCGCGATCGAGGCGGAAGAGGCACTCCGCGAGGCCGACGTAACCCTCTCGCGCCTCCGGCGCGACCTGGGTGAGGCGGAGGTACTGGCCGCGCGCGTCCTCGAAGGCGCCGCGCTCGAAGTAGCGGCGCGCGAGGTTCTCGCGGGACGGCACGAAGCCGGGGTCGACCTTGAGCGCCTGCTTGTAGTGACCCTCGGCTTCCTTGCCGATGCCGCGCCGATCGGCGAGGAGCCCGAGCGCGTGGTGCGGCGCGGGGAGATCGGGGTTCAGCTCGCGCGCTTTGACGAAGTGCTTCCGCGCGCCCGCGAGGTCGCCGCGCCGGAGCTCGACGTAGCCGAGGTTGACCCAGGCCTCCGTGAAGCGCGGGCTGAACTCGAGCGCGAGGGAGAAGCGCGCCTCCGCCGTCTCGAGGTCGCCGGCGGCGAGGGCGGCGGCGCCGTTCTGGTTCAGCTCGATCGCCTTTGGCGGCAGCGGTGGGATACTGGCGCATCCGGCGGTGATGCAAAGGACGGCGAGGAGGGCAAGGGCGGCGCGCATGGTCCGGGTGGTCGACCTTTCGTGCCCGAGGTTGCGCGAAATCTCGCCATGGTCGGCGTCGTGTTTTGCTATGAACAACGGAAGCCATGAGCGCACCTCACTGCGTCAGCGCCAGTCACGCCGTCTTGTTCGAGACCGCGAAAGACCGTTGCAGCGTCTGCTCCGAGGACCTGCCGACGGACGAAGACGACGACAGTCCGTCTCTTCGCGGCCGCGGCCTCCTCGTCTGGGCCCGCGGCGAAGAGCGCCGCTACGAAGAGCCGGAGCTCTGCCCGCGCTGCGCATCCGCCATCGGCGTCACCGCGCTGCACCGCTGGGAAATCGAAGAAGACGAAGGCTGAGCGCGGCGACTCGCGCTCGGCGGGCGCGCGGAGCGGGAGGGGCGCGCGGAGCGCGGAGGCGGGGGGCGCGTGCCTCGCGGATCGCGCGCGAGTCGGCGCGAATCTGAAATGTGACGCGCCTTTAGGTGTAAGCATGTAGGGGCATGGCGGTTGCTGAAGTCCTTCCCAGGTTCCACGGGAGGATTTTCGATGCGTTCTTCGCTCTTTACGTTCGTCGCTGCGGTTTGCCTCGCTTCGTCCAGCCTTGTCGGGTGTGCCGCGACGGAGGGCGACGCGACGGCGACCGAGACCAGCAACGTCGAGGAGAGCGCGCTGCCGGAGGCGATCGTCATCCAGCAGGCGGAGCGCGTCGTCTCGGTGAAGGTCGGCCGCGATGGCGACGTGCTCGGCGGCGTCGTGAAGCACGCGTTCCTCGCGGCGGGCCGCGAGCTCCACGCGGCGTGGGAGCGCGCGGAGGGCGAGGCGTCGTGCAAGACGCCGTGGATGGAGACGAACGGCGAGTGGTCGACGCTGGGTCTCTCGCTCGTCGGCACCGACGGCGCCGAGGTCTTCGCGCTCACGGCGGCGAAGCCAGCGCCGGGTGAGGACGAGGTGATGAGCCTCACGCACGCGACGGAGATCACCGGGAACGTCGGCCCCTACCTCTTCCTCGCGGAGACGAGCGGCGGGATGGCGTGCGGCGCGGCGCACGGCTCGTTCTCACGCACGGCGTCGATCAAGGACCTTCGTACCGGCGACGACGTGATTTTCGTGGTTACCGAAGAGGCGGCCGCGAAGGCGCGCGCCGAGCTCGAGGGCAAGGGCTTCCCCGGCGAGGACGTGACGCTCGCAGAGATCGTCCCGCAGCTCGACGAAGACGCGCACCTCACGCTCGCCTACCGCTTCGAGAAGGCCGCCCCGTACGTCGAGTCCGACGGCCGCGGCAACGCCTACTCGGTGTCCGCCGTAATCGACTCGTCCTCCCTCGACGCCCCCCTCCCCGCCCCGCTCGAACCCCTCCGCACTCCCCCACCCGCCGTGAAGGCCTACCTCGCCACGCACCCCAACCTCTCCACCACAAACCCGATCAAGGGCTGGTCAACAAAGTAAGCCCCGCAACCGAAGGGCCCCAGAAGCGGCCGCGAATACGCAGCTCCCATGCGCCGCCCGCCGCGAGCACCGCGCTCGCTCGCAAAGGGGCCCCAGAAGCGGCCGCGAAAGCGGGCGCGAAGCGCCCCGAGCGCAAGCGCGAGGGCCGTGTCTGGGGTGGGGGTGTCGGGGGCGAAGCCCCTGACGTTGAGCAAGTCCCCCGACGTTACTGCAGCGTGCCGTCGTCCTCGAACGGCGTCGGCGGCCGACGCTCTAGGTGCTCGAGACACAGCGCACGAAGCGCAGGAGCGACCGTGGTCGAGGTCGCGACGAGGCGGAGCTCTTGCCGCACGAGGAGCCCCACCAGCGGGGCGGCGACGTCGAGCGGGGTGTCGGGGTTCAGCACCAGCGCGATGCGGATGCGCGGGCGATGCGACCAGCGCGGCGAGCGCGCGATCTGCATCAGGACGTCGGGGCGGCACGGACGGCGGGCGGCGAGCGAGAGGACGTCGTCCTCGGTGACCTTCGGGTTCACGAGGAGCATCCGGATGACGTCGGGGTGCGGATCGCGCAAGAGGCGCTCCGTCATCTCGCGGTCGGGCTTGCGCGCGAGCGACTTGCGCTCGCCGAGCGTGAGCGGGCGGCCGCGACCGTAGTCGGGGAGACGGTCCTCCTCCGGCGCGGGCACGCCGCGGATCGGCGACGTCGCGAGCGGGTGGCGCACGAGCCGCTCGAGCGCGAGGTGCGGCGCGCCCACCGCCTCTTCGCGGAGGCGCTGCACGACACCGGCGAGCTCGGGGTCCTGCAGCGCGTCGACGATCGCGACGAGCGCCTCCCGCGCGGCGGGCTCGGCCTGCTCGGCGCGGCCGCACACGACGTCGAGCCACGGCGCGACCTCCGGCGCGTCGCCCGCGCGCAAGATCGACTTCATGTAAGATACACGCAGCTCGGCCTCCGGGATCGAGCGCGTCGCGCGGACGACGGCGTCGGCGCGTTGGCTCGCGGCGCTCAGAAACCCGGATCCCACTTCTTCGCCGACGCCGACGGCTGCGGCTTCACGGGCGCGGGCGCAGGCGCCTGGACCGTGGGCGGCGGCGCGGACTTCGCGACGACCGACGCCGAGGCCGGCGGCTCCGGCGGGTCCGGATCGGCTCCCATGCCGGTCGGCGGCGGCGCGGGGATGTTCTCGTCGTTCGGCGGCGGCGGGGACGGAGGCGGATCGG contains:
- a CDS encoding serine/threonine protein kinase, whose translation is MSGAQLPRPGDMIAGKYVLDRLLGQGGMGAVFAARHLELSKAVAIKFMLADASNAEASQRFKNEARAAANIQSEHVVRVDDVGDEMGYAYMVLELLEGQDLAQLLEKDPVKRLPPHVAAGYVLQGCKGVMQAHAIGIVHRDLKPSNLFLAQRKDGTQVVKVLDFGISKAQGSSALAASPSALTSTKAMLGSPLYMSPEQLRNAKSVDHRADIWAMGVILYELITGHLPFMGENLGELFAAILESDPQPLSTRVSGIPMGLDDVVLRCLQRKPEQRYQSVAELAAALAPFEHAMPPMPMPSTNRGGGTAFLPGGIGASPQTIPSGAAQSSPGAQGISSAGPMTGPQLPQLPFGALTPNTPAGVALPAGFNQTTGSGWQTAGGTPQGVPKSKLPLILGAVFAGLAAVGVIGALVYMKTRDDHAKADVPPIASSVTVATEPPPHPSMEPTAPPPEPKPEPEPPPPPPSAIVSASAPPPPSAPPTIAVAPKPPPPPSPSPNVKPPAPPPSPAPAPAPPRAPSTPTPETRR
- a CDS encoding FadR family transcriptional regulator gives rise to the protein MKKPPRSREALGPLTSDPADTLAAIAPVARSSVVDAVADRLRNEILAGRIAPGSKLPSERELSLALGVNRLTLRAALARLEAMGLVSTRHGSGTEVVPWRERAGLDALMMVMNSLEREEPAWNELLQSLLEIRRVLVSEAVALAAERHTEEDLVALREVIARQPENLHDPLAYARGDLAIQRVICRAARNVGFELLLNTFARFPEEQPELLAQLYDRREDALPFNEILVELVRAGNGEHARQALRTAFNAMDEEWLNRHGYTGKPDAKRAKAPAKSAPSLASAKKEKKR
- a CDS encoding aminotransferase class I/II-fold pyridoxal phosphate-dependent enzyme; amino-acid sequence: MRDAISRAEVGDDVFGEDPTVLALQEEAAKVTGKEAALFVTSGTMGNQLAIAVHTRPGDEVIVGEGAHVVFYEGGAGPALSGVQFAIAGTGGLFDAAQMEERVQPKAYWAPRTSLVCVENTHNRAGGRVFPQADAVAIAHRAQELGLAVHLDGARIWNASVATALPVSELSAPFDTVSICFSKGLGAPVGSALCGTREHIERARVLRKRWGGGMRQAGVLAAAALFALEHHRERLREDHYKAKRFAEKVAAAPGASVDVARVETNIVNVDLDAPLTGDAVAKAAADLGLAINASGPRRLRAVMHLDVTPEDAERAADLLAEAIAKAQQGSARG
- a CDS encoding tetratricopeptide repeat protein, with amino-acid sequence MKRALATLLLFGAATSAACAPNRGAAYEKAVGEARTAYGRGRYDVAAERWDEAARTAKVPRDGVYARYEAALARARAGDVARASAELKKLADENNAYSAPAAYKAADLTARKDPEAGRRELEAVALRYPDHAMAKVAFARVLRHTDEAGPTAALAYLDTIGPKVAGKALEEDVLYQRARRLAEAGQTIPARDAFLAIADRWPYPHGAYFDDSLFRASELEEKLARPREAIAHLERLLSFREMSVTIGSYERPRYIPAILRVAKLHEETLNDRAAARAAYHRLYREFKTSTLRDDALWHEAELWQKDGDQSTACDRLSTLTSDFPDSRYVPCAVAKCPSIKRPPSSKSPTTCRPYLTREPTPDGPTR
- a CDS encoding FHA domain-containing protein, translating into MTCTTCGRDNPAHLTFCQECGQRLGPRIAPPTPPIGLGAQDPYQSGGQPPARVGTALGMTAQATDVKAAAPAAPAGAERRCKICDTVNGPNLRYCTSCGSTLEPAAAAPAPVAPAPVAPAPSPAPSPVAPAGEIAPMRVVPVSEAPKTVAEQRTCSRCRGLVDPGAQFCKFCGNPLASSLANETPAASLLPHERLDLPRPNGSVVPQPKPAAAMPVPSPSPIAPTPIAPSAMPNPPKYGPPPQVSGAAALAAAAAAPIAPAPAPIGAPSPAAAPAPAAAKPTTPSRGRLVVIAKSGADGPSYPFGDSFDVGRTEGNVVVPEDPYLSPRHVRIVFQGGKLTLRDLGSTNGVYLRLAASRDTSPRRGEGAEIAVPLTDQDMILVGQQVLRFDVLREGEGGLGPASEHGTLLFGSPAAPRYARLCQRTVEGIARDVYYLRKTETVLGRESGDVVFTEDPFLSRRHAAVRVLSRDGAVQGGGARFALVDLGSSNGTFLKLRGDVELAPGDHFRVGQQLFRVDFDGVQN